From one [Ruminococcus] lactaris ATCC 29176 genomic stretch:
- a CDS encoding DNA-directed RNA polymerase subunit alpha, protein MFDFNKPNIEITDVSDDKKYGRFVVEPLERGYGTTLGNSLRRIMLSSLPGAAISSVKIDGVLHEFSSIPGVKEDVTEIIMNLKSLAIKNTSESDEVKTAYIEYEGEGVVTGADIQADSDIEIVNPEQVIATLSGGKDSKLYMELTITKGRGYVSSDKNKTEDMPIGVLPIDSIYTPIDRVNLTVQNTRVGQITDYDKLTLDVWTKGTMAPDEAVSLAAKVLSEHLKLFIDLSEVAQQAEVMIEKEDDEKEKVLEMSIDELELSVRSYNCLKRAGINTVEELTNKTPEDMMKVRNLGRKSLEEVLAKLKELNLELNHSEE, encoded by the coding sequence GTGTTTGATTTTAATAAACCTAATATTGAAATTACAGATGTTTCAGATGACAAGAAATACGGAAGATTTGTCGTAGAACCGCTGGAGAGAGGATACGGAACTACGCTGGGAAATTCCCTGAGAAGAATTATGCTTTCTTCTCTTCCGGGAGCAGCGATCAGTTCAGTAAAAATCGACGGTGTACTGCACGAGTTCAGTTCCATCCCGGGTGTTAAAGAAGATGTGACAGAGATTATCATGAACCTGAAATCCCTGGCAATCAAGAACACTTCTGAGTCTGATGAAGTAAAGACAGCTTATATCGAATACGAAGGAGAAGGTGTTGTAACCGGTGCTGATATCCAGGCTGATTCCGATATTGAGATCGTAAATCCGGAGCAGGTAATTGCTACATTAAGCGGTGGCAAGGACAGCAAGCTCTATATGGAACTCACGATTACAAAAGGAAGAGGATATGTAAGTTCAGATAAGAATAAGACAGAAGATATGCCGATCGGTGTACTTCCGATTGATTCTATTTACACTCCGATCGATCGTGTAAATCTGACAGTACAGAATACCCGTGTTGGTCAGATCACAGATTATGACAAGCTGACATTGGATGTGTGGACAAAAGGTACAATGGCTCCTGATGAAGCAGTCAGCCTTGCCGCAAAAGTTTTAAGTGAGCACCTGAAGCTCTTTATCGATCTTTCTGAAGTTGCACAGCAGGCAGAAGTTATGATCGAAAAAGAAGATGATGAAAAAGAAAAGGTTCTTGAGATGAGCATTGATGAGCTTGAACTTTCAGTTCGTTCTTATAACTGTCTGAAGAGAGCCGGTATCAATACCGTTGAAGAACTTACAAATAAGACTCCTGAAGATATGATGAAAGTTCGTAATCTCGGACGTAAATCCCTTGAGGAAGTACTTGCTAAGCTGAAAGAACTTAATCTTGAACTGAACCATAGTGAAGAGTAA
- a CDS encoding bL17 family ribosomal protein, whose protein sequence is MAKYRKLGRTASQRKALLRNQVTALLSNGKIVTTEAKAKEIRKQVESLIALAVKEKDNYEEVTVKAKVARKDADGKRVKEVVDGKKVTVYDEVEKTIKKDKPSRLHARRQMLKVLFPVKEGEKKNMKEVDMVAKLFDEIAPKYADRNGGYTRIVKIGQRKGDAAMEVLIELV, encoded by the coding sequence ATGGCAAAGTATAGAAAGCTCGGCAGAACAGCCAGCCAGAGAAAAGCTTTACTGAGAAACCAGGTAACAGCACTTCTTAGCAACGGAAAGATCGTTACTACAGAAGCTAAGGCAAAAGAGATCCGTAAGCAGGTAGAAAGCCTGATCGCTCTCGCTGTAAAAGAAAAAGATAACTACGAAGAAGTTACAGTAAAGGCTAAAGTTGCACGTAAAGATGCTGATGGCAAGCGTGTAAAAGAAGTCGTTGACGGAAAGAAAGTTACTGTATACGATGAAGTAGAAAAGACAATTAAGAAAGATAAGCCAAGCAGACTGCACGCAAGACGTCAGATGCTCAAAGTTCTCTTCCCGGTTAAAGAAGGCGAGAAGAAGAACATGAAAGAAGTAGATATGGTTGCAAAGCTCTTTGATGAGATCGCACCGAAGTATGCAGACCGTAACGGTGGTTATACAAGAATCGTAAAGATTGGTCAGCGTAAAGGTGACGCAGCTATGGAAGTTCTGATTGAGCTTGTATAA
- the adhE gene encoding bifunctional acetaldehyde-CoA/alcohol dehydrogenase, whose amino-acid sequence MAKKETAKTVEKTVNTGFIDNVEALEAKMKEMREAQKVFATFTQEQVDKIFYEAAMAANKARIPLARQAVEETQRGILEDKVIKNHYAAEYIYNAYKDTKTCGVIEEDKAYGIKKIAEPIGLVAAVIPTTNPTSTAIFKTLICLKTRNAIIISPHPAAKASTIAAAKVVLDAAVKAGAPEGIIGWIDAPSLELTNTVMRDADIILATGGPGMVKAAYSSGKPALGVGAGNTPVIIDDTADVRMAVNSIIHSKTFDNGMICASEQSVTVLESVYEEAKKEFQYRGCYFLKPGEELDKVRKTIIINGALNSKIPGKSAYEIAKMAGVDVPKETKILIGEVESVDISEEFAHEKLSPVLGMYKAKTFDEALEKAAQLVADGGYGHTSSLYVHPAETEKIAKHAAAMKTCRVLINTPSSHGGIGDLYNFKMAPSLTLGCGSWGGNSVSENVGVKHLLNIKTVAERRENMLWFRTPEKVYFKKGSMPVALDELGTVMHKKKAFIVTDSFLYKNGYVAPIEKKLDEMGIQHTCFFEVAPDPTLQCARKGVDQMRQFEPDTIIALGGGSAMDAGKIMWIMYEHPEANFEDMAMDFMDIRKRVFTFPKMGEKAYFVAIPTSSGTGSEVTPFAIITDADTGVKWPIADYALLPNMAIVDVDNMMTQPKGLTSASGIDVMTHAIEAYVSIMATDYTDGLAMKAVKLVFENLPSAYENGANDPKAREEMANASCMAGMAFANAFLGVNHSMAHKLGAFHHLPHGVANAVILTEVMRYNAAEVPTKMGTFSQYQYPHALARYAELGRFAGCTGKDDKEVFENFIAKLEELKEIIGIKKTIKDYGIDEKYFLDTLDEMSEQAFNDQCTGANPRYPLIQEIKDLYLKCYYGK is encoded by the coding sequence ATGGCTAAGAAAGAAACCGCAAAGACTGTAGAGAAGACAGTTAATACCGGATTCATTGACAATGTAGAGGCCCTTGAGGCGAAAATGAAAGAGATGCGTGAGGCACAGAAAGTATTCGCTACTTTTACTCAGGAGCAGGTAGATAAGATCTTCTACGAAGCTGCTATGGCTGCCAACAAGGCACGTATCCCGCTTGCAAGACAGGCAGTAGAAGAGACTCAGAGAGGTATTCTCGAGGATAAGGTCATCAAAAATCATTACGCAGCAGAGTACATCTACAATGCATATAAAGATACAAAGACATGTGGTGTGATCGAGGAAGATAAGGCATACGGAATTAAGAAGATCGCAGAGCCAATCGGACTTGTTGCAGCAGTTATCCCGACAACAAACCCGACATCAACAGCAATCTTTAAGACTCTGATCTGCTTAAAGACAAGAAATGCAATCATCATCAGCCCACATCCGGCTGCAAAGGCATCTACAATTGCAGCAGCTAAGGTTGTTCTGGATGCAGCAGTGAAAGCCGGAGCTCCGGAAGGAATCATCGGATGGATCGATGCTCCGTCACTGGAACTGACAAATACAGTAATGAGAGATGCTGATATCATCCTTGCAACAGGTGGTCCTGGAATGGTTAAAGCAGCTTACTCTTCAGGAAAACCGGCACTCGGAGTTGGAGCTGGTAATACACCGGTTATCATCGACGATACAGCAGATGTAAGAATGGCAGTAAACTCTATCATTCATTCTAAGACATTTGATAATGGTATGATCTGTGCTTCAGAGCAGTCCGTAACTGTTCTTGAAAGCGTATATGAGGAAGCTAAGAAAGAATTCCAGTACAGAGGATGCTACTTCCTGAAACCAGGTGAGGAGCTTGACAAAGTTCGGAAGACAATCATCATCAACGGTGCATTGAACAGCAAGATCCCTGGAAAGTCAGCTTACGAGATCGCTAAGATGGCTGGCGTAGATGTTCCGAAGGAGACAAAGATCCTTATCGGTGAAGTTGAGTCTGTAGATATCTCAGAAGAGTTTGCACATGAAAAATTATCTCCGGTACTTGGTATGTATAAAGCTAAGACATTTGATGAGGCACTTGAGAAAGCAGCTCAGCTTGTAGCAGACGGTGGATACGGACATACATCATCTCTTTATGTTCATCCGGCTGAGACAGAGAAGATCGCTAAGCATGCAGCAGCAATGAAGACTTGCCGTGTTCTGATCAATACACCTTCTTCTCACGGTGGAATCGGAGATCTTTACAACTTCAAGATGGCTCCGTCTCTGACACTTGGATGCGGTTCTTGGGGTGGAAACTCAGTTTCCGAGAACGTAGGAGTGAAACATCTTCTTAATATCAAGACAGTAGCTGAGAGGAGAGAGAATATGCTGTGGTTCAGAACACCTGAAAAGGTATACTTTAAGAAAGGTTCTATGCCGGTTGCACTGGATGAACTTGGTACAGTAATGCACAAGAAGAAAGCATTCATCGTAACAGACTCTTTCCTGTACAAGAATGGATATGTAGCTCCGATCGAAAAGAAACTGGACGAGATGGGAATCCAGCATACATGCTTCTTTGAGGTTGCTCCAGACCCGACACTTCAGTGTGCTCGTAAGGGTGTTGATCAGATGAGACAGTTCGAGCCAGATACAATCATCGCTCTTGGTGGTGGATCTGCAATGGACGCTGGTAAGATCATGTGGATCATGTATGAGCATCCAGAAGCAAACTTTGAAGATATGGCTATGGACTTCATGGACATCCGTAAGAGAGTATTTACATTCCCTAAGATGGGAGAGAAAGCTTACTTCGTAGCTATCCCAACATCTTCAGGAACAGGTTCTGAGGTAACACCATTCGCAATCATCACAGACGCTGACACAGGTGTTAAATGGCCAATCGCTGACTACGCTCTGCTTCCAAACATGGCAATCGTAGACGTAGACAACATGATGACACAGCCGAAAGGACTGACAAGTGCTTCAGGTATCGACGTTATGACACATGCAATCGAGGCATATGTATCTATTATGGCTACAGATTACACAGATGGTCTTGCTATGAAGGCTGTTAAGCTTGTATTCGAGAACCTTCCATCTGCATACGAGAACGGAGCAAACGATCCGAAGGCTCGTGAAGAAATGGCAAACGCTTCCTGTATGGCTGGTATGGCATTCGCAAATGCATTCCTTGGTGTTAACCACTCTATGGCTCATAAGCTTGGTGCTTTCCACCACCTGCCACACGGTGTTGCTAACGCAGTAATCCTGACAGAGGTTATGAGATACAACGCAGCAGAAGTTCCGACAAAGATGGGAACATTCTCACAGTATCAGTACCCACATGCACTTGCAAGATACGCAGAACTCGGACGTTTCGCAGGATGCACAGGTAAAGATGATAAAGAAGTATTTGAGAACTTCATCGCAAAACTTGAAGAACTTAAAGAAATCATCGGAATCAAGAAGACAATCAAAGATTACGGTATTGATGAGAAGTACTTCCTTGATACACTGGATGAGATGTCAGAGCAGGCATTCAACGATCAGTGTACAGGTGCTAACCCAAGATACCCACTCATTCAGGAGATTAAAGATCTGTATCTGAAGTGCTACTATGGAAAATAA
- a CDS encoding aminoglycoside phosphotransferase family protein, with amino-acid sequence MKLEEKNIIVKRPYKTVYKCDDSIVKVFAETHPKSDVFNEALNTARVEEAGLDIPKVKEVSQIDGKWAIVIEYKEGKTLEEMMESDKKNLAKYMDDFVALQLEVQSKHSPLLKGMKDKLARQINGLKDLDATTRYELMTRLESMPKHNKICHGDFNPSNVIVGKNGKMTVVDWAHATQGNASADAAMTYLLFALKDQEVADLYLNTFCKKSDTAKQYVQQWLPIVAAAQLSKDNELEKDFLMKWIDVIDYQ; translated from the coding sequence ATGAAATTAGAAGAAAAAAATATCATCGTAAAGCGTCCATATAAGACAGTATATAAGTGTGACGACAGTATCGTAAAAGTATTTGCAGAGACTCATCCAAAGTCAGATGTATTTAATGAGGCATTGAATACAGCACGTGTGGAAGAGGCAGGACTGGATATTCCAAAGGTAAAAGAAGTATCCCAGATCGATGGTAAATGGGCAATCGTGATTGAATATAAAGAAGGCAAGACACTGGAAGAAATGATGGAATCCGATAAGAAGAATCTTGCAAAATATATGGATGATTTTGTAGCATTGCAGCTCGAAGTACAGAGCAAGCACTCTCCGTTGCTGAAGGGCATGAAAGATAAACTGGCACGTCAGATTAACGGACTGAAAGACCTGGATGCTACAACCCGTTATGAACTGATGACACGTCTTGAGAGTATGCCGAAGCATAATAAGATCTGCCACGGTGATTTCAATCCGAGTAACGTAATCGTAGGAAAGAATGGAAAGATGACAGTTGTTGACTGGGCACATGCTACACAGGGAAATGCAAGTGCAGATGCAGCGATGACTTATCTCTTATTTGCATTGAAAGATCAGGAAGTTGCAGATCTGTATCTTAATACATTCTGCAAGAAGAGTGATACAGCAAAGCAGTATGTACAGCAGTGGCTCCCAATCGTAGCGGCAGCACAGCTTTCAAAAGATAATGAACTGGAAAAAGATTTCCTTATGAAATGGATCGACGTTATAGATTATCAGTAG
- a CDS encoding cell wall hydrolase — MEIYKNRRMLTGAALLCTFALTLSVLPVHATDSIESLESQTSALENELAGINQDILDLSNQISDTEMQIEILNSSIDKTQDDLLDAEEKENKQYEDMKTRIKYMYENGNASLLEMLFSAKNMTDFLNKADFIENLSDYDRQALTQLQDIHQEIADQKEDLENQQASMQSLSEQLKSKQTELQAKAVATSTDLDTVNAKLKKAKEEEAARLAEEARQRAAAEAAAKKDNAGQVDGTGGGTITTDGTTVSADDLTLLAAIIQCEAHYNYESMLAVATVIMNRVESSRFPNSISGVVYANGQFAPVWTGSLKRVLSQGPGTLSRQVAQDAINGSRLAAVSDCYFFLYAPSTSRSGVVIGDNVFFTSW, encoded by the coding sequence ATGGAAATCTACAAAAATCGCAGGATGCTTACGGGAGCTGCTCTCCTTTGCACCTTTGCATTAACTCTTTCTGTTCTTCCGGTTCATGCCACAGACAGTATTGAGAGTCTGGAAAGCCAAACCTCCGCCCTTGAAAATGAACTTGCAGGGATCAACCAGGATATTCTGGATTTGAGCAACCAGATTTCTGATACTGAGATGCAGATTGAGATCCTCAACAGCAGTATAGACAAGACGCAGGACGATCTGCTTGATGCCGAGGAAAAAGAGAATAAGCAGTATGAAGATATGAAGACCCGTATCAAATATATGTATGAGAACGGGAATGCATCACTTCTGGAGATGCTTTTTTCAGCCAAAAATATGACTGACTTTCTGAACAAAGCTGATTTTATTGAAAATCTCAGTGATTACGACCGTCAGGCTCTGACCCAGCTTCAGGATATCCACCAGGAGATCGCAGATCAGAAGGAAGATCTGGAAAACCAGCAGGCTTCCATGCAGTCTCTGAGTGAACAGTTAAAATCCAAGCAGACAGAGCTTCAGGCAAAAGCAGTGGCTACTTCTACCGACCTGGACACTGTCAATGCCAAACTGAAAAAGGCAAAAGAGGAAGAGGCAGCACGTCTCGCTGAAGAAGCACGCCAGAGAGCTGCTGCAGAGGCAGCAGCTAAAAAGGACAATGCCGGACAGGTAGACGGTACCGGCGGCGGTACGATTACGACCGATGGTACGACGGTTTCTGCGGATGATCTTACTTTACTTGCAGCGATTATCCAATGTGAGGCTCATTATAATTATGAATCCATGCTCGCAGTTGCAACCGTGATCATGAACCGTGTGGAAAGCAGTCGTTTCCCGAACAGTATTTCCGGTGTTGTCTATGCAAACGGACAGTTTGCACCGGTATGGACAGGCAGCCTGAAGCGTGTACTTTCCCAGGGCCCTGGCACTCTTTCCAGACAGGTTGCCCAGGATGCCATCAATGGTTCAAGACTGGCAGCCGTATCGGATTGTTACTTTTTCCTTTACGCACCATCTACCAGCAGATCCGGTGTCGTTATTGGTGACAATGTCTTCTTTACAAGCTGGTAA
- a CDS encoding Cof-type HAD-IIB family hydrolase: MQKIKMIGLDLDGTLLNDKKELTPYTRQVMEEAIRQGVTVLVATGRPWMGVPEFLKSFPGMDYALTSNGARIVRTQDGSVLMEQLLSRDKAKKILEICAKYDTLQEVYFDGQGYAEAEKMLHVERYHHNPNMWEYIRTTRIPTEDIFGLVDRESRSLDKVQALFADLDERARAWKELETLEEVEIVGSLKYNIEVNAAGVNKGSGLVELGKRLGIEREEIMAFGDGDNDEPMLREAGFGVAMANAEEKVKATADYITGSNEEDGVAKAIERFVLEGGEVC, from the coding sequence ATGCAAAAGATTAAGATGATCGGACTTGATCTGGATGGTACATTATTGAATGATAAAAAGGAGCTGACACCTTATACAAGGCAGGTGATGGAAGAGGCAATCCGTCAGGGCGTTACAGTTCTTGTTGCAACAGGACGCCCGTGGATGGGAGTGCCGGAGTTCCTGAAAAGTTTTCCGGGAATGGATTATGCACTGACATCGAATGGAGCAAGGATTGTCCGTACGCAGGATGGGAGCGTTCTTATGGAGCAGCTTCTGAGTCGGGATAAGGCGAAAAAGATATTGGAAATCTGTGCGAAATATGATACCCTACAAGAGGTATATTTTGATGGTCAGGGATATGCGGAGGCAGAAAAGATGCTTCATGTGGAACGGTATCATCATAATCCGAATATGTGGGAATATATAAGAACAACCCGTATTCCGACAGAGGATATTTTTGGTCTGGTCGATCGGGAATCCCGCAGTCTGGATAAAGTGCAGGCGTTGTTCGCTGATCTGGATGAACGGGCAAGGGCATGGAAAGAACTGGAGACACTGGAAGAAGTGGAGATTGTCGGTTCATTAAAATATAATATAGAAGTAAATGCAGCCGGAGTGAACAAGGGAAGCGGTCTGGTGGAACTGGGGAAGAGGCTCGGGATTGAAAGAGAAGAGATCATGGCGTTTGGTGATGGCGATAATGATGAGCCGATGCTGAGGGAAGCCGGTTTTGGAGTGGCGATGGCGAATGCCGAAGAGAAAGTAAAGGCAACGGCAGATTATATTACAGGAAGTAATGAAGAAGATGGAGTAGCGAAGGCAATCGAACGGTTTGTACTAGAAGGAGGAGAAGTATGTTAG
- a CDS encoding undecaprenyl-diphosphate phosphatase, whose product MLEALKVIILGIVQGITEWLPISSTGHLILVEELIKLQQNDAFKNMFNVVIQFGSIMAVVVIYFHKLNPFSPTKTQKQKMMTIQLWIKVIIGTLPAMIVGLLLNDWIEAKMSNAYVVAFMLILYGILFIVIENINAKREPRVTKLSQLSVPTVLLIGVFQMMAMIPGTSRSGATIVGALALGVSRGVAAEFTFFLAIPVMFGASALKLFKFGLAFTPMQVFLLLLGMLVSFGVSIIAIKFLMKYIRNNDFKVFGYYRIVLGIIVFLYFGISALL is encoded by the coding sequence ATGTTAGAGGCATTAAAAGTAATTATTCTTGGTATTGTGCAGGGAATCACGGAGTGGCTCCCGATCAGCAGTACCGGGCATCTGATCCTGGTGGAAGAACTGATTAAGCTCCAGCAGAATGATGCATTCAAAAATATGTTCAATGTAGTGATCCAGTTTGGATCGATCATGGCAGTAGTGGTGATTTATTTCCATAAGCTGAATCCATTTTCACCAACGAAGACGCAGAAGCAAAAGATGATGACGATCCAGTTGTGGATCAAAGTGATTATCGGAACGCTCCCGGCAATGATCGTGGGACTGTTATTGAATGACTGGATAGAGGCAAAGATGAGCAATGCGTATGTGGTTGCATTTATGCTGATCCTGTATGGTATTTTATTCATTGTCATAGAGAATATTAATGCAAAAAGAGAACCGAGGGTGACGAAGCTGTCCCAGTTGTCTGTTCCGACAGTTCTTCTGATCGGAGTCTTCCAGATGATGGCGATGATCCCCGGAACATCCCGGTCAGGAGCAACGATCGTAGGTGCTTTGGCACTGGGAGTATCCCGTGGAGTAGCAGCAGAATTTACATTCTTCCTTGCAATTCCGGTTATGTTCGGTGCAAGTGCATTGAAGTTATTCAAGTTTGGACTCGCATTTACACCAATGCAGGTGTTTTTATTGCTGCTTGGAATGCTTGTATCGTTTGGAGTATCGATTATTGCAATCAAGTTCCTGATGAAGTATATCAGAAACAATGATTTCAAAGTATTTGGATATTACCGGATCGTACTTGGAATCATCGTATTCCTTTACTTTGGAATTTCAGCATTACTGTAA
- a CDS encoding transporter substrate-binding domain-containing protein has translation MKKFLAVCLSAALAASMLVGCGGNNEKVTAKVIDIDLTNEEYAFGVDKEQPELLDEVNDFIASIKEDGTLDEICNKYFSDGEPEAVKSAKLDTTKDQLVVATNAAFEPFEYTKGEDYYGIDMEIASLLAEKLGKELVIENMDFDAVCLSVSQQKCDIAMAGLTINEEREKYVTFTDSYYSASQRLIVPSNDTAFDDCKSADDVAAKLAELKESDKIGVQQGTTGQYYVEGSEEWDFPGLPAKCVTYKSGSLAVQDMLNGNINYVIIDAAPASAITTAINEVQ, from the coding sequence ATGAAAAAATTTTTAGCAGTATGTCTGTCAGCAGCACTTGCCGCCAGTATGCTGGTTGGATGCGGTGGAAACAATGAAAAAGTGACTGCAAAAGTAATCGATATCGACCTTACGAATGAAGAGTATGCATTTGGTGTTGATAAAGAGCAGCCGGAACTTCTTGACGAAGTGAATGATTTTATTGCATCAATCAAAGAGGACGGTACACTGGATGAGATCTGCAATAAGTATTTCTCAGATGGAGAGCCGGAGGCAGTAAAGTCAGCAAAGCTTGATACCACAAAGGATCAGCTCGTTGTTGCAACAAATGCAGCATTTGAGCCTTTCGAGTATACAAAGGGTGAAGATTATTATGGAATCGATATGGAGATCGCATCCCTTCTTGCAGAGAAGCTTGGAAAAGAACTTGTAATCGAGAATATGGATTTTGATGCAGTATGTCTGTCTGTAAGCCAGCAGAAGTGTGATATTGCAATGGCAGGTCTGACGATCAATGAAGAGAGAGAAAAGTATGTAACCTTTACAGATTCTTACTATTCAGCATCCCAGCGTCTGATCGTACCAAGCAACGATACAGCATTCGATGACTGCAAGAGTGCAGATGATGTGGCAGCGAAACTTGCAGAACTGAAAGAGTCTGATAAGATCGGTGTTCAGCAGGGAACAACAGGACAGTATTATGTTGAAGGAAGCGAAGAATGGGATTTCCCGGGACTTCCGGCAAAATGCGTAACTTATAAGAGTGGTTCTCTGGCAGTACAGGATATGCTCAATGGAAATATCAATTATGTTATCATTGATGCCGCTCCTGCATCTGCAATCACAACAGCAATCAACGAGGTTCAGTAG
- a CDS encoding amino acid ABC transporter permease produces MGNFSQKVDKFIEIFLDQNGYVKVLQGLQNTLMIAICGLIIGIVIGTLIATVRVIPKYKTLPKVLNHICSFYVALFRGTPMVVQLLVFYYVLLPIIGVKITGVQVAMVVFGLNSGAYISEIMRSGIQSVDPGQMEAGRAVGLSFGTSMTKIVIPQAVKNILPTLGNEFISLVKETSVVSFVGAADLYVAFNYIGSNSYEFMVPYLVMALIYIALVLIITLLVKILERSLKKSDRRN; encoded by the coding sequence ATGGGCAATTTCAGTCAGAAAGTAGATAAATTTATAGAAATTTTTCTGGATCAGAACGGCTATGTAAAAGTACTGCAGGGTTTGCAGAATACATTGATGATCGCAATCTGCGGTCTCATTATCGGTATTGTGATCGGAACTCTGATCGCAACAGTAAGGGTGATCCCGAAATACAAGACACTGCCAAAGGTGCTGAATCATATCTGCAGTTTTTATGTGGCACTCTTCAGAGGAACACCTATGGTAGTACAGCTACTGGTATTTTATTATGTATTGCTTCCGATCATTGGAGTAAAAATTACCGGTGTGCAGGTCGCAATGGTTGTATTTGGTCTGAACAGCGGAGCTTATATTTCAGAGATCATGCGAAGTGGTATTCAGTCAGTAGATCCGGGACAGATGGAGGCAGGACGTGCCGTGGGTCTGAGCTTTGGGACAAGTATGACAAAGATCGTGATTCCACAGGCTGTCAAGAATATTCTTCCGACACTTGGAAATGAGTTTATTTCGCTTGTAAAAGAGACTTCTGTTGTCAGTTTCGTCGGAGCAGCAGATCTTTATGTTGCGTTTAATTATATCGGAAGTAACAGTTATGAATTTATGGTACCTTATCTTGTGATGGCATTGATCTATATCGCACTTGTACTGATCATAACGCTGCTTGTAAAAATCTTGGAAAGGAGCCTGAAGAAGAGTGATAGACGTAATTAA
- a CDS encoding amino acid ABC transporter ATP-binding protein has translation MIDVINLRKSFGDKEILKGINVTINKGDIVAVLGPSGSGKSTFLRCLNCMEDPTGGNIIFNGVDIADMKVDINVHRRHMGMVFQHFNLFNNKTVLQNVMMAPEYLQCRDLKKAKRANRRIQFKNVFRGKDKKEALVPITTTKEQIKKEVRGNAMKLLTRIGLEDKADVYPSTLSGGQKQRVAIIRSLAMNPDVILFDEPTSALDPEMVGEVLELMKELAQEGMTMVVVTHEMGFAREVASRVLFMDDGQIKEEAGPQEFFEHPKDARLKEFLSKIL, from the coding sequence GTGATAGACGTAATTAATCTTAGAAAAAGCTTCGGGGACAAAGAGATCCTGAAGGGAATTAATGTCACGATCAACAAAGGTGATATCGTTGCTGTACTCGGACCATCCGGCTCCGGTAAGAGTACTTTCCTGCGGTGCTTAAACTGTATGGAAGATCCGACAGGCGGAAATATCATTTTTAACGGTGTTGATATTGCAGATATGAAAGTAGATATTAATGTTCATCGCCGCCATATGGGAATGGTATTCCAGCATTTCAATCTTTTTAACAATAAGACGGTTCTGCAGAATGTGATGATGGCACCGGAATATCTGCAGTGCAGGGATCTGAAGAAAGCAAAAAGAGCGAACCGCAGGATTCAGTTCAAAAATGTTTTCAGAGGAAAAGATAAGAAAGAAGCTCTTGTTCCGATCACTACGACAAAGGAACAGATCAAAAAAGAAGTCAGGGGAAATGCCATGAAGCTTCTTACCAGGATCGGACTGGAGGATAAGGCAGATGTCTATCCGTCCACTTTATCAGGCGGTCAGAAGCAGAGAGTTGCGATCATCCGCTCTCTTGCGATGAATCCGGATGTGATCCTTTTTGACGAGCCGACTTCAGCACTTGATCCGGAGATGGTCGGAGAAGTTCTGGAACTGATGAAAGAGCTGGCACAGGAAGGCATGACGATGGTGGTTGTAACCCATGAGATGGGGTTTGCGAGAGAAGTGGCATCGAGGGTCCTTTTCATGGATGACGGTCAGATTAAAGAAGAAGCCGGTCCGCAGGAGTTTTTTGAACATCCAAAGGATGCACGACTGAAGGAATTTCTTTCAAAAATTTTATGA